In Chloroflexota bacterium, one DNA window encodes the following:
- a CDS encoding YbaB/EbfC family nucleoid-associated protein — MLDQIRQLQEEMARTQETLSDETVEVSVGGGVVTMVITGNQRLESVTIEPELLDPDDVEMLQDLILAAVNEAIEQSQSLASDRMGALTGGLDIPGLLG; from the coding sequence ATGCTGGATCAGATTCGCCAACTTCAGGAAGAGATGGCGCGAACTCAGGAAACTCTGAGCGATGAGACAGTGGAGGTCTCTGTAGGGGGCGGCGTGGTCACAATGGTGATAACAGGCAACCAGCGTCTTGAGTCTGTAACCATCGAGCCGGAATTGCTGGACCCGGATGATGTTGAAATGTTGCAGGATTTGATCCTGGCTGCTGTCAACGAGGCCATCGAACAGTCGCAGAGTCTGGCATCTGATCGCATGGGTGCCCTTACGGGCGGATTGGATATTCCAGGTCTTCTTGGATAA
- the recO gene encoding DNA repair protein RecO gives MSDPSARRQRLYRTEAIVLKRRDYGEADRILTLFTPEYGKLVVLGKGIRKTKSRKAGHLESLIHSNLLIARGRTWDLVTQADTIESFSALRNDLLRTSYAFYVAELLDAFTQEQDAHPSLFELLRRTLGRLAAGTVDQLPLAARFYELHLLALAGYQPQLFYCATCQERLEPITNFFSSAAGGVLCPQHGEGQAGAEPLSLPVFKALRFLQTRDWETVARLKLSQSGRNDIERLLQSYIVYQLERNLRSVGFMRILRDHLNIH, from the coding sequence ATGAGTGACCCAAGCGCACGCCGACAGCGCCTTTACCGAACTGAAGCGATCGTGCTGAAGCGGCGTGATTATGGTGAGGCCGACCGCATTTTGACCTTATTCACGCCGGAATATGGCAAACTGGTGGTGCTTGGCAAGGGCATTCGCAAGACCAAGAGCCGCAAGGCAGGTCATCTGGAGTCCCTTATCCACAGCAATCTATTGATCGCCCGCGGCCGGACCTGGGATTTGGTGACGCAGGCAGATACGATTGAGTCGTTTTCCGCGTTGCGCAATGACCTGCTGCGTACCAGCTACGCCTTCTATGTGGCAGAGTTATTGGACGCTTTCACTCAGGAACAGGATGCGCATCCATCCCTTTTTGAACTCCTGCGACGGACTCTCGGCCGTCTTGCCGCAGGAACCGTGGACCAGTTGCCGTTGGCCGCCCGCTTTTACGAGCTACATCTGCTGGCTTTGGCGGGTTATCAACCTCAACTGTTCTACTGCGCAACATGCCAGGAGCGACTCGAGCCAATTACCAACTTCTTCAGCAGTGCTGCAGGGGGCGTACTTTGCCCGCAGCATGGCGAGGGACAAGCCGGCGCTGAACCTCTCTCTTTGCCGGTTTTCAAGGCGCTGCGGTTTCTGCAGACCCGGGATTGGGAGACGGTGGCCCGGTTGAAGTTGAGCCAGAGTGGACGGAACGACATCGAACGGCTGCTGCAGAGTTACATTGTGTATCAGTTGGAACGGAATTTGCGTTCCGTTGGTTTCATGCGTATCCTGCGGGACCACTTGAACATTCATTAG
- the recR gene encoding recombination mediator RecR, producing MQKVATPIANVIDALSRLPGIGPKTAARLAYYMLRAPEEEVFVLADALRELRERTVFCERCHNIAETSPCAICTSEERDRSVICVVEEPSDVLAIERTRAYRGVYHVLHGAISPVDGVGPEQLRVAELLARLQVEPVDEVLLATNPNLEGEATAMYLAHLIGPLGIRVTRLAHGLPVGGDLEYADEMTLSRALEGRREM from the coding sequence ATGCAGAAGGTAGCCACGCCAATAGCCAATGTCATCGACGCGCTATCTCGGTTGCCCGGGATTGGGCCCAAGACGGCGGCACGGTTGGCCTATTATATGTTGCGAGCACCCGAGGAAGAGGTGTTTGTGCTGGCCGATGCCCTGCGCGAGCTTCGGGAGCGTACGGTGTTCTGTGAGCGGTGCCATAACATTGCCGAGACGAGTCCATGCGCTATCTGCACCAGTGAGGAACGGGATCGCTCGGTGATCTGTGTGGTCGAGGAACCGTCTGATGTTCTGGCGATTGAGCGAACCCGGGCCTATCGTGGCGTATATCATGTATTGCATGGTGCCATATCGCCTGTGGATGGGGTGGGGCCAGAACAGTTGCGGGTTGCCGAATTATTGGCCCGGCTGCAGGTGGAGCCGGTAGATGAAGTGCTGTTGGCGACCAACCCCAACCTTGAGGGGGAGGCAACGGCCATGTACCTGGCCCATTTGATTGGACCTTTAGGGATACGGGTAACACGGTTGGCTCACGGCCTGCCGGTCGGGGGCGATCTGGAATATGCAGATGAAATGACCCTGAGCCGGGCGCTGGAAGGCCGGCGTGAGATGTAA
- a CDS encoding hemolysin family protein, with product MDSASIVVGVSIAAAALVIAFAAAAEVSIGVLSKFHARHLLDEGVNRAQAVQSLLEDPARLVTTLMVLKAGANIVAAGGVTWFIMRDGTPEWYVVPLALLVTWFAMLCVQIVGRAIAVRSTETAALRLSTPVRLTSVLLTPITAALRGLGNLAMGPTSEINRDALFLSEDGLRFLINGGDEPGLIEDDEKEMIAGIFELGHTLVREVMVPRIDIAAIGEDTTLRDALDVFINAGHSRIPVYRDNIDNVLGVLYAKDLLPSYRDGQHDVPIVQLMRPAYFVPESKKVDDFLNELQQRKVHMALVVDEYGGIAGVVTIEDLIEEIVGEIQDEYDTEVPMVVQEGENEYLFEARVDLDDASKVLGIELPTDESDTLGGFIYSQLGSMPIVGSQVDYGNYRFVVRTVSGRRIHQVKATRLAPAEEDASSEAASKNSSLSTYASLF from the coding sequence TTGGATTCGGCTAGTATCGTAGTTGGGGTGAGTATTGCGGCGGCAGCTCTGGTGATAGCCTTTGCAGCCGCGGCAGAGGTGTCCATTGGGGTTCTTAGCAAATTTCACGCCCGCCATTTGCTCGACGAAGGGGTGAACAGGGCACAGGCAGTCCAGAGTCTGCTGGAGGATCCTGCAAGGTTGGTCACGACCTTAATGGTACTCAAGGCTGGCGCCAACATTGTGGCAGCCGGGGGCGTAACCTGGTTCATCATGCGAGATGGCACACCCGAGTGGTATGTCGTGCCGCTGGCGCTGCTGGTGACCTGGTTTGCCATGTTGTGTGTTCAGATAGTTGGCCGGGCAATTGCAGTGCGGTCAACTGAGACAGCGGCCCTGCGCTTGAGTACACCGGTGCGGCTGACCAGCGTGCTATTAACACCGATCACGGCAGCACTGAGGGGATTGGGCAATCTGGCCATGGGCCCAACGAGTGAAATCAACCGGGATGCACTCTTCCTCAGCGAGGATGGCTTGCGATTCTTGATCAATGGCGGTGATGAACCGGGTCTCATCGAGGATGATGAGAAGGAGATGATTGCAGGGATTTTTGAACTTGGCCACACCTTGGTGCGTGAGGTCATGGTACCGCGCATCGATATCGCGGCAATTGGCGAGGACACTACCCTCCGGGATGCGTTGGATGTGTTCATCAACGCGGGACACTCGCGAATACCTGTCTACCGGGATAACATCGACAATGTGTTGGGGGTCCTATATGCCAAGGACCTGTTACCGTCATATCGAGATGGCCAACATGATGTTCCGATCGTGCAACTCATGCGACCAGCGTACTTTGTGCCTGAGTCGAAGAAAGTGGACGATTTTCTGAACGAGTTGCAGCAGCGCAAGGTTCATATGGCACTTGTTGTGGACGAGTATGGCGGCATTGCCGGTGTTGTGACGATTGAGGACCTCATCGAGGAGATTGTGGGCGAGATTCAGGATGAATACGACACCGAAGTGCCTATGGTTGTGCAGGAGGGTGAGAATGAATACCTGTTCGAGGCACGCGTTGACCTGGATGATGCGAGTAAGGTGTTGGGCATCGAATTGCCGACTGATGAAAGTGACACACTCGGCGGGTTCATCTACAGCCAATTGGGCAGCATGCCAATAGTAGGTAGCCAGGTGGACTACGGGAATTATCGCTTTGTGGTCCGAACGGTCAGTGGCCGCCGCATTCATCAGGTCAAGGCAACACGGTTGGCGCCGGCGGAGGAAGATGCGTCCTCTGAGGCTGCATCGAAGAACTCCTCTCTGTCAACCTACGCCTCCCTTTTCTAG
- the dnaX gene encoding DNA polymerase III subunit gamma/tau, with the protein MATQVLYRKWRSQTFEEVIGQEHVTRTLRNAIRDGRIAHAYLFTGPRGTGKTSTARLLAKAVNCLEEDPGDRPDNTCEICQAITEGSLLDLIEIDAASNRGIDEIRDLRDRVHYSPGLARYKVYVIDEVHMLTTEAFNALLKTLEEPPAHVIFVLATTEPHKIPDTVLSRCQRFDFRRIPSHLIVERLAYILEQEERAAEPVALEMIARSSEGCMRDAISLIDQLLSYGGEVITEAQVQAVRGTISGQAIAEIVDYMVARDAGGGLALVNQMANEGIDLRQLALQLVAHLRSVLLVRVGGEGARDILSDLSEQQLAVVQTQADELEAGTVSRAIRAINQASREMRDSPYPQLVLELAWLEVVEPSMGAALAPTGSLSVAAPPPISRAAATERVSVPKTFGREQSPSERREASAGPPLPKADAPVPEEDIVETLRANWTPLLFAAEEKSGASLRGALRTLRNVVAQGDDVYFAFEHEFAKTVVERPANKAFLQEMLGQILGKMVRLHCQVGTQVTGVSEPVHRPAPTPAVPQGPEEQDLSDDPVAEHARENLGAVTSKIGPTGS; encoded by the coding sequence CGGGCCCCCGGGGAACGGGAAAGACCAGCACGGCGCGTTTGTTGGCCAAGGCGGTGAATTGTCTTGAAGAGGATCCTGGCGATCGGCCAGACAACACCTGTGAAATCTGTCAGGCGATCACCGAGGGTTCCCTGCTGGACCTGATCGAGATCGACGCTGCCTCAAATCGAGGGATCGACGAGATCCGCGATCTTCGAGACAGGGTTCATTATTCCCCTGGCCTGGCTCGCTACAAGGTCTATGTCATCGATGAAGTGCATATGTTGACGACCGAGGCCTTCAATGCCTTGTTGAAAACCCTGGAGGAACCTCCGGCTCACGTTATCTTTGTGTTGGCTACCACCGAACCTCACAAGATCCCCGACACTGTTCTGTCTCGCTGCCAGCGCTTTGACTTTCGCCGTATTCCCAGCCATCTGATTGTCGAACGACTGGCCTACATTTTGGAACAAGAAGAGCGTGCTGCAGAGCCGGTTGCGTTGGAGATGATTGCTCGCAGCTCCGAAGGATGTATGCGGGATGCCATCAGTCTCATCGACCAACTGCTATCTTACGGCGGGGAGGTAATTACTGAAGCTCAGGTGCAGGCAGTCCGGGGAACCATCTCGGGGCAAGCCATCGCCGAGATCGTGGACTATATGGTCGCCAGGGATGCCGGCGGCGGCCTTGCCCTGGTCAATCAGATGGCCAACGAGGGAATCGATCTTCGCCAACTGGCCCTGCAGTTGGTGGCCCACCTGCGTTCCGTGTTATTGGTCAGGGTTGGTGGTGAAGGTGCCAGGGATATCTTGTCTGACCTCTCGGAACAACAGCTGGCGGTGGTACAGACCCAGGCAGACGAACTGGAGGCCGGGACTGTTTCCCGGGCCATTCGCGCGATAAACCAGGCAAGCCGGGAAATGCGGGACTCTCCCTATCCCCAGCTGGTGCTTGAATTGGCCTGGCTTGAGGTGGTTGAGCCGTCGATGGGTGCCGCTCTGGCTCCGACAGGTTCGTTGTCCGTGGCGGCCCCACCGCCGATTTCCCGAGCGGCCGCCACGGAACGGGTTTCGGTCCCAAAAACCTTTGGCAGGGAGCAGAGTCCGTCGGAACGCCGCGAGGCAAGCGCTGGGCCACCGTTGCCCAAAGCGGACGCACCGGTTCCGGAAGAGGATATTGTGGAGACTCTGCGCGCCAACTGGACCCCATTGCTCTTCGCAGCGGAGGAGAAAAGCGGTGCTTCTCTGCGAGGTGCATTGCGCACATTGCGCAATGTGGTGGCCCAGGGGGATGATGTTTACTTTGCCTTCGAACATGAGTTTGCCAAGACCGTGGTTGAACGGCCAGCTAACAAGGCGTTTCTCCAGGAGATGCTTGGACAGATACTCGGCAAGATGGTTCGCTTGCATTGTCAGGTCGGTACCCAGGTTACAGGTGTCAGCGAACCGGTACACCGTCCGGCGCCAACACCCGCCGTGCCGCAGGGGCCTGAAGAGCAAGACTTGAGCGATGATCCGGTTGCCGAGCACGCGCGTGAAAACCTGGGTGCCGTGACCAGCAAGATTGGTCCCACCGGATCTTGA
- the glyS gene encoding glycine--tRNA ligase subunit beta — translation MSNAKPLSFQDIIMRLERYWADQGCLIWQPHSEKVGAGTMNPATVLRVLGPEPWHVAYLEPSWRADDGRYGENPNRMQMHTQYQVILKPDPGNPQELYLGSLDAIGIDRRKHDIRFVEDNWASPVLGAWGLGWEVWLDGLEITQFTYFQQAGGMVLEPVSVELTYGLERIAMFLQGVAEVWQIDWDGQRTYGDIYLQQEIEHCTYNFEVANVERLKQMYDLYEAEARDALAANLVIPAHDYVLRCSQTFNLLDSRGAVGVTERASYFARMRHLARGVSELYAQQRKRMEYPFLDDNNEEPWSPNYAGATDDEAPVVDRADLLFEVGCEELPVGDLTSGIEQLRIVSADLLSEARLGYDTLEVTGTPRRLVLFVRGLSGRQADEEQVFRGPPADRAFDDRGQPTKAAMGFARSKGVSVKDLEVRQADGGSYVYAVQRLEGKPAQEVLAELLGNMVASLRFEKSMRWDSAGLAFSRPIRWFVALFGHQVIPVSYAKAVSGRTSRGLRPEGSPRIEVPDAAAYALQMAQHGIVVERQARQEQIVEQITALAAGVGGYVPEDQALLDEVTDLVEQPAAILGQFEQQYLDLPVDVLTTVMKKHQRYFPVMKDGKMLPYFITVANGQPLDPAIVRAGNENVIRARYADAAFFVEQDRKQPLEAFSARLDTLTFQENLGSMLDKVQRVGRLVPWLSQQLELSEADRVTAARAASLCKNDLATSMVIEMTSLQGIVGREYALDSGESQAVAEAIYEHYLPRFSGDRQPLSLPGLAVGLANRLDSIAGLFAVGMEPTGSSDPYQLRREALGIVQNLVGSQLSFSVAEGLDRAAKPLPVEASEESQDRALTFVVGRLENWLRDQGNPHDVVQAVLAEQGDDPYLSREAVIALADVASRPEWSDVLTAYARCKRIVRSLDEDYPLAPGRYEEEATRGLHAAYEAVAPSIRDAADIATLYGALTVLVDPIDNFFDQVLVMAKDDDLREARLALVQAIAALPDGIADISKMQGF, via the coding sequence ATGTCAAATGCAAAACCCCTTTCCTTTCAGGATATCATCATGCGGTTGGAACGCTATTGGGCCGACCAGGGCTGCCTGATTTGGCAACCCCACAGCGAGAAGGTTGGCGCGGGCACCATGAACCCGGCAACCGTATTGCGTGTTCTCGGCCCCGAGCCATGGCATGTTGCCTATCTGGAGCCCAGTTGGCGGGCTGATGACGGACGCTACGGCGAAAATCCCAATCGGATGCAGATGCATACACAATACCAGGTGATCCTGAAGCCCGATCCCGGCAATCCACAGGAGCTTTACCTGGGAAGCCTCGATGCTATCGGCATCGATCGACGCAAGCACGACATTCGCTTTGTGGAAGACAATTGGGCCAGCCCCGTTCTGGGTGCCTGGGGCCTGGGTTGGGAAGTCTGGTTGGACGGCCTGGAGATAACCCAGTTTACCTATTTCCAGCAGGCAGGAGGAATGGTTCTGGAACCGGTCAGTGTCGAGTTGACCTATGGGCTGGAACGAATCGCCATGTTTTTGCAGGGCGTGGCTGAGGTCTGGCAGATTGACTGGGATGGACAGCGAACCTACGGCGATATCTATCTGCAGCAGGAAATCGAGCACTGCACCTATAACTTCGAAGTGGCGAATGTCGAGCGTCTCAAGCAGATGTACGATCTGTATGAAGCGGAAGCACGGGACGCCCTGGCTGCCAATCTGGTCATTCCTGCCCATGATTACGTGCTTCGTTGTTCTCAAACCTTTAACCTGCTGGATTCCCGGGGAGCTGTCGGCGTCACAGAACGAGCCAGCTACTTCGCGCGCATGCGCCATCTGGCGCGAGGGGTCAGCGAACTCTACGCTCAGCAGCGTAAGCGCATGGAATATCCTTTCCTCGATGATAACAACGAGGAGCCTTGGAGTCCCAACTATGCTGGCGCGACCGATGATGAGGCGCCAGTGGTGGATCGTGCCGATCTCCTCTTTGAAGTCGGGTGTGAGGAGCTGCCAGTCGGTGATCTGACATCGGGCATTGAGCAGCTTCGCATAGTTTCTGCCGATCTGTTGAGCGAGGCGCGGTTGGGCTACGATACACTTGAAGTAACGGGCACGCCTCGCCGGTTGGTCCTTTTCGTCAGGGGTCTCTCCGGTCGCCAGGCTGATGAAGAGCAGGTCTTCAGAGGGCCGCCGGCCGATCGAGCATTTGATGACCGTGGTCAGCCCACGAAAGCCGCAATGGGTTTCGCTCGAAGCAAAGGGGTCTCGGTGAAGGATCTGGAAGTACGCCAGGCGGACGGTGGTTCCTATGTCTACGCTGTGCAGCGACTGGAAGGAAAACCAGCCCAGGAGGTACTTGCGGAACTGTTGGGCAACATGGTTGCCAGTCTGCGCTTCGAGAAGTCGATGCGCTGGGATTCAGCAGGGCTCGCTTTTAGCCGTCCCATTCGTTGGTTCGTCGCCCTGTTTGGCCATCAGGTTATTCCCGTTAGCTACGCGAAGGCGGTCAGCGGACGCACCAGTCGGGGCTTGAGGCCCGAGGGATCACCACGTATCGAGGTGCCTGACGCCGCTGCATACGCTCTCCAAATGGCACAACACGGCATCGTAGTGGAGCGTCAGGCCAGGCAGGAACAGATCGTTGAACAGATTACGGCGCTGGCTGCCGGTGTGGGTGGATATGTCCCGGAAGATCAGGCATTGTTGGACGAGGTTACCGATCTGGTGGAACAACCAGCAGCCATTTTGGGACAGTTCGAGCAACAATATCTCGATTTACCTGTCGACGTGTTGACCACGGTTATGAAAAAACATCAGCGCTACTTCCCGGTGATGAAGGACGGCAAGATGTTGCCCTATTTCATTACCGTGGCCAATGGACAACCTCTTGATCCGGCCATTGTGCGTGCAGGCAACGAGAATGTGATCCGTGCCCGCTATGCCGATGCAGCCTTTTTTGTCGAACAGGATCGCAAGCAACCGTTGGAAGCCTTTTCTGCCAGGCTCGACACGCTGACCTTCCAGGAGAACCTGGGTTCCATGTTGGACAAGGTTCAGCGGGTAGGGCGTCTGGTGCCCTGGCTTTCGCAACAGCTGGAACTATCTGAAGCGGACAGGGTAACCGCGGCCCGGGCAGCTTCTCTCTGCAAGAATGATCTGGCAACATCCATGGTGATCGAGATGACCTCCTTGCAGGGAATCGTGGGTCGCGAATATGCGCTCGATAGCGGCGAATCTCAGGCCGTGGCTGAGGCCATTTATGAGCATTATCTTCCTCGCTTCAGCGGCGACCGTCAGCCCCTGTCCCTGCCTGGCCTTGCGGTGGGGCTGGCCAACCGCTTGGATAGCATTGCGGGGCTTTTTGCCGTCGGTATGGAGCCAACTGGTTCCAGCGATCCCTACCAGTTGCGGCGCGAAGCTCTGGGTATCGTGCAGAATCTTGTTGGCTCCCAGCTAAGCTTTTCCGTTGCCGAGGGTCTCGACAGAGCTGCGAAACCCCTTCCCGTCGAGGCCAGTGAAGAGTCTCAGGATAGGGCACTGACCTTCGTGGTGGGTCGCCTGGAGAACTGGCTGCGGGATCAAGGCAATCCGCACGACGTAGTCCAGGCGGTGCTGGCAGAGCAGGGAGACGATCCCTATCTGTCCCGGGAAGCGGTGATTGCTCTTGCCGATGTGGCAAGCAGGCCTGAGTGGTCTGATGTGTTGACGGCGTATGCTCGCTGCAAGCGCATCGTTCGCAGCCTCGATGAAGACTATCCGTTGGCGCCGGGGCGTTACGAAGAAGAGGCGACCCGCGGGTTGCACGCAGCCTACGAGGCAGTGGCGCCTTCAATTCGAGACGCGGCGGACATAGCGACCCTTTATGGCGCGTTGACCGTTCTGGTAGATCCCATCGATAATTTCTTCGATCAGGTGCTGGTCATGGCCAAGGACGACGATCTTCGCGAGGCGCGTTTGGCTCTTGTGCAGGCGATTGCTGCCCTACCTGATGGCATTGCAGACATTTCGAAGATGCAGGGGTTCTAG
- the glmU gene encoding bifunctional UDP-N-acetylglucosamine diphosphorylase/glucosamine-1-phosphate N-acetyltransferase GlmU gives MTSQIDVVILAAGESTRMRSNTPKVLHSLAGRPMIDYSVRLAEALSDQLPLVVVGRGADEVKAFLGDRVVYVEQRERLGTGHAVLQARSVLAERPNTTLVFYGDMPLLTVETMAGLLALHEQSGGKLSMLTFESDTPRGFGRIVRGQNGDVQAIVEEVDCTPGQFLITELNPGLYCYDGDWLWQSLEAIPIGSKGEYFLTDLVEIAVNQGHRVAAHIVDDASEMLGINNRIHLAEAEQVIRQRINRYWMESGVTMIDPASTYIDDTVMIGPDTRILPSTHLKGSTRIGGGCEIGPGSFVADTLVGDRCVVRFSMLEQATLEDQVNVGPFSHLRPGAHLAQGVHMGNFGEVKNSYLGPGVKMGHFSYLGDATVGRNVNIGAGTITCNYDGKKKQATVIEDDVFIGSDTMLVAPVTLGEGAQTGAGSVVTKDVPPGQLVLGVPARPRSENEG, from the coding sequence GTGACTTCCCAAATCGACGTCGTAATCCTGGCTGCGGGTGAAAGCACCAGGATGCGTTCAAATACGCCCAAGGTCCTGCACTCCCTGGCGGGACGTCCTATGATCGACTACTCTGTCCGGCTGGCGGAGGCTCTTTCTGATCAGCTTCCCCTGGTTGTTGTCGGGCGCGGCGCCGATGAAGTGAAGGCCTTTTTAGGCGACAGAGTTGTCTATGTCGAACAGCGCGAACGACTTGGCACAGGCCATGCGGTGCTCCAGGCTCGATCGGTCCTTGCCGAAAGGCCCAATACAACCCTCGTCTTTTACGGAGATATGCCGCTACTCACGGTGGAGACCATGGCGGGACTCCTGGCGTTGCACGAGCAGTCAGGTGGAAAACTCTCCATGTTGACCTTCGAGAGTGATACACCCAGGGGATTTGGGCGAATCGTTCGAGGTCAGAATGGCGATGTCCAGGCAATCGTCGAGGAGGTTGACTGCACGCCCGGGCAATTTCTGATTACGGAACTCAATCCTGGTCTTTACTGCTACGATGGCGATTGGCTCTGGCAGAGCCTTGAAGCGATACCTATCGGTTCCAAAGGCGAATATTTCCTGACCGATCTGGTAGAGATCGCAGTCAATCAGGGCCACAGGGTGGCTGCCCACATCGTAGACGATGCGAGCGAAATGTTGGGCATAAATAATCGGATTCATCTGGCTGAAGCGGAACAGGTCATACGCCAGCGGATCAATCGGTACTGGATGGAGTCGGGCGTTACCATGATCGATCCCGCTTCAACTTACATAGACGATACCGTCATGATTGGTCCGGATACCAGGATCTTGCCCTCGACGCATCTGAAGGGTAGCACCCGGATCGGCGGGGGATGTGAAATCGGCCCCGGAAGCTTCGTTGCAGATACGCTGGTCGGCGATCGTTGTGTCGTACGCTTTTCGATGTTGGAGCAGGCAACCCTGGAAGATCAGGTCAATGTCGGGCCCTTCTCTCATCTCAGGCCCGGCGCACATCTCGCCCAAGGTGTCCACATGGGCAACTTTGGTGAGGTTAAGAACTCTTATCTTGGTCCCGGCGTGAAGATGGGGCATTTCAGTTATCTTGGCGATGCGACGGTCGGTCGCAATGTAAATATCGGAGCGGGGACTATTACCTGCAATTACGATGGCAAGAAGAAGCAGGCCACGGTCATTGAGGATGATGTTTTCATCGGCAGTGACACCATGTTGGTGGCACCAGTCACTTTAGGAGAAGGCGCGCAAACCGGCGCAGGGTCTGTCGTTACCAAAGATGTTCCACCTGGACAACTTGTCCTGGGCGTTCCTGCGCGGCCGCGCTCAGAAAACGAAGGATAG
- a CDS encoding cytidine deaminase has translation MLNNALVHELVKRAVEARLSAYAPYSQFAVGAAIQTSAGRIYTGCNVENVSYGLSVCAERVAIWKAVAGGETEFEAIAVVTDNGGSPCGACRQVMAEFAPTMPVIIADLQGNSRILMVNELLLEAFLPEDLPEKG, from the coding sequence ATGTTAAACAACGCCCTTGTCCATGAACTTGTGAAACGGGCAGTCGAAGCCCGGTTGAGTGCCTATGCGCCCTATTCGCAATTTGCCGTCGGTGCCGCTATTCAGACCAGTGCAGGCCGAATCTACACCGGATGCAATGTCGAGAATGTATCCTATGGCCTTTCGGTGTGCGCGGAGCGCGTAGCGATCTGGAAGGCGGTTGCCGGCGGCGAGACCGAGTTCGAGGCAATTGCGGTCGTTACAGACAACGGTGGCAGTCCCTGTGGCGCCTGCCGGCAAGTGATGGCGGAGTTCGCCCCAACCATGCCGGTGATTATCGCTGATCTGCAAGGCAATTCTCGAATCCTGATGGTCAACGAGTTGCTGCTGGAAGCATTTCTGCCCGAGGACCTTCCCGAAAAAGGCTGA